In Ischnura elegans chromosome 3, ioIscEleg1.1, whole genome shotgun sequence, the sequence ATTTGGATAAGTGATGCAGGGGGGGCAACATAATCACTGGATGCAGTGACCGCATTATTCTTACTGTGATATGTggtaaaaaaagggaaaaaaataatgtataaaccTGAGTTTTCGCTGTAAGCATCTGTAAATATATAGCAATATAATAATATTGAGGTAATTAGCAGTGGAGCTCCGTGATCTGGCACGAGGATAATAATGTGGAGGGTATTTCATGCATTAGTTAGAGGTAGATAATAAGAGATTCCGTTTTCTCTTCCGGATATTGTCTTCTCCTCTTGGAAGAGGTTATTCCTGGGATATGAGGCCAGCAGAAGGGATGATGACTGGGAGGTGATGTCCAGAAGGGAAACCTGAGACAGGAGGCTGTCGTCTAAGAACGGGACTGCTACCAAGGTGAGCGAAACGGGCACTCGAGGGTAGTTTGCTTCACACAAAAGGTGCCCCGTCGTCTCACCTCACAATCCCAAAATTCCCCTGCTCTCATCTTGCCACGAATTCTTTTAGAGCCAACACCAACATcaggcaaaaaataatacatggtTCCACGGCCGCTACTTTGAAGAACTACATCCATCCCTTTACCCAATTTCCCACAGAATTTACAGCCACAAGGTTTGTGCCatggaggtaatttttttaacatcccTGCAAACCACCACGGACAATTTATTTACAGTGGGAAGTGGGACGAAGTAGGCGGCCGGGAGGTTTTTGCCGAAGGGTGAGGAAAAAGGAGAAACGTGGGGGTTTTATTTGCGACACCTGATTTTTCTCAAACACAGCAGAGGTAGATGCGATGATAACAGAAGCTGTTCCTTATTGGATCATAATATCCCTAAGTAATACACGTCCCTTCGATTCTTCACCATTTAAAATCCTTGTTACACATTAGATAAAAAAAGTAAGTTGAAACCTGAGCTGAGTTGCATGGCAAAAAAATTGTGACATATATCATTTAGCATTTCACAGGCAACCTCATCGTAATTGTACTGAGGCAAAACCTACATGCGTGGGCCACCTGCCTGAGACATGGGAACCCGTCTGCGCCCCATGCTAGAAGTCCCGAGGTACAACATTTTTTTAGACTCTCTCCTATTCAATTCGAGAGTATGACACGATGCTTGAAGATTCAGCAGAAAGTTGAACCCAAGAAGACTTGAGAGGCTGGACTTTTATGGTGGGTTGTCCCCCACTTTTTCTatctttttcctaaaaaaaaaaaggGCACCACATTCCCCTTTGACTTTCTCCCTGGGCAAAGACGCTTCGGGGACAATCCACCATTATTCCGACCCCATTTGTTTACTGGttactccctcctcctcctcccccactgTGGTTGGCCACCTGTTGCCCTCCAGGGTTGCCAacctgctgctgttgttgctgctgaACCGCAGCTGCTGCCGCTTGCTGGAAAGCCTTGAGACTTAGCTCTGTCTTGTGTTCCCTGGCTATGTGCCGTCTCACCGTGTTGTTCCGAGTGAAGGTGCGGGAGCAGAATGGGCAGGGGACCCGGATTCCCTGATGTCTCTGACGGATGTGGGCTCGGAGGTTCGTCTCGTAGCCATAGAGGCGCTCACAGAAGGGACATTTCAGTTTCTTCCCTGTAAAGAATAACAGACTACTAAGAcaaattttaaggtttcatgcGATAACTTGTGGATGTGCATGTAATCACAGTCAATGGCatgtatgataaaataatttgaaatgatgaatctgacaaacacacaaaaaaatgataatagaATATGAATAGCTCAAGTGTGAAAGCAACAGAAAATAATTCTGACTATCAAGAgattcaaagaataaaaaatgtcttAATAGTAATACCAATGCGCATGCCAAAAACAGACTCATTTACATCAGCGAATTAGTACACAAATGACTGGTTGAGTTCAATTGCCTCACTGAAAATTAATTATGCAAGTAAACAAAACTCTTTCCAACACCTGGAACCAGTAAAAAAGATTAACATAAAAGGTATTTGGGCATATTAGTGAGAAACAGTCAATGACCGCATACCATACATATTTTCACTTCTTCATAAGCAAGGGAAAAGCAAATAAAAGAAGGTCATCATTGGTCTTAATAAATTCTTGAATAAACTCACTCAAAAGATTTTCACTAAGATTTTTAATCACCGTGCTATATCAACTGTTTTGAATAGCAAGAATGCATAATAATTCACAAATTCAAAAATGAGAACTAGGCTCAGTATTACAGAGTAATCTGACTATTTCAGCCATATGACCTATCCCTGaaaagagatgaaatttttttaatgggattCAGATAGCACAAGGCAACGTCAAAATAGCCCCAGAAAAGGCAGCCAATGAGGCCTTAAGAGTTAAGTATAACACCTGCAATACAACTCTCACTTAATACAGGACTTTTTCATAACACACATATCTAGAGAACTAAGCAACCTGTATTCATTCCTTTTTCACAGCAAACTTCTTCAATGACACAGGCATGCATGGCCTGGGTGTTGAAAATCCCATCCAGGTGGAATTCAAAATAATCCATGAGCCCTAGCACCCACACTAGGTTAACATTACACCCCAGTGGCGTCCGGAGGCAAATGTCAGAGCAGGCAGGTACCCATCAAACTATTCCAACAAGATTGATGAGCGTTATCCTGAACTATTTACTCTTCCAGTTCATGCGCAAGACCTATCCAATGAGATGAGATGGTCTTGTGTTCGAACTGGATGTATTTCCAATAAGATGCAATAGCATTGGATTCAATTTGGTTCTGGTAGTTgaggaaaatttccaaaaaacaactataaaatatcaagaaGGGGgtacattctaatttttttccaatacctACCAagattttatacatatatagttGTTACTGCTTGATTTtaaattgacgatatctattaattataattaatagaaaaatgaaaatctgaTTCCAGCAAAAAACTTTCTCTTCAAATAATCACAAGAGACCTTACATAAGATGTAGATGATGTGGTTCACCCATCCTGCTACAAGatagtacagtggaaccccgatttatcgttcccgcattcatcgttttcccccATTCATCGTttgccgctcctggtcccaaattaagttccattaagacaatgtaattttttcccgcatctgtcgttccccgaagtattgttttcccacattgatcgtttgaagatcgcggccccatcgaataattttcccgcattcatcgtttgataaaaatgagacgaagtgtttacaacgtgttatttatggctaataacgacagacacagtttgaatcttccccaggagattgaaatgcgatagggagaagcagagtgccgtgggataattacattagcgcatttcccaagatccggtatccccctccattcagcactcgcctcccccggttgaagctttcctcttctccgaaataaaccttagcttcaaaagaaaatatcaagttactcgagaacagtagaaacctttttcacgcctccccctttctagaccgctgacttttttttagccgaatcgcttcaaagatccccacttctgtaggtcaactgctgcatgaatcaccaattagcccaaaagttgtctaaaaatgaatttcggtaattggtattatacttttattagattgagatattagtgatgtgcacgtaattcagtaaagaatgataccaaacacgacttatttctaacgttatttaagcattttaagcaaggaaatagttggaataatacaaTGGCGATTTCTGgtgaatatcgatatcctcgcagctgatagtgagcttcacggcagttgatgggattttttttcgaaaacatttactgatttatgagttatgctacaagtctcacttgtctgagtagCTAACGAAGCgaagtcttctcaggatattttgtttctctctactagcaatctgaattcatctgctcatctagagctacgctacttattgttagaaatgagtgggtaagttgtcttctctataggataaaaaatttcattgcacagtcatatggtcatgcttcaccctcggcagtaagctctgcttacgcagtacgcgatagcattagtgccgaacttcacctcgtacgagtggttctgCACTTTCCGGGgagggttgacttaaaactagcgagtgttttccatgtgggctcaatggagtccggtttcatttttattagttttattcttattcgtcttcggaccatggcccttccaaagacacaagtgagaactttaaaagatggactgaaaataattgatgatgaagaaaagaatccgggctaaaaatacgtgaatattgcagaacgcctcggtatgtccggaAGAACTtaacggcaggggtgggggtagacgGTGACGGGGGGGGGGGCCGCTGACGATTAAcaccacattgcctcaatcatattaaaaatttaattgctagaaaggaacatttcaagtaataaactatttttggccttcttgatccatctcataaccaatcactgcgacagcgaaatcagttgtttgaggcataacacgcacatttctctcgtaaatacgtgtacttgaaatggcatttgatggatgagaatttttacatcagaaagaaatgcataatagcagtgaaaattccgagtggagtgcaaacattttttagcaacgttaggcttgttcctttaggatatttgaaagagagataagtcgaatcaacaatatgacctaagtgtttcaataaagtaataatattcccgtaatcagctaaaatcttgtttgaatccattaatgaatatcataattcgcaaaaatccagcgtttccagggacataggcaacccggacaaacattcccgcatcgatcgttttcccgcattcatcgtttttttcatccttccccctgaaaaacgacagatcgaggttccactgtatagctATAAACTGCAGGCATTAAGTAACAGTGCCATCCAAAAGCAAAGATAGATGGTAGGAAAAATTTTAAGCTAAAATTCATAATGAGAACACTTACTTTGACATAACAGTTATTGTATTTTGATACTAGAATCCTATTCTGGATCAAGAAGTGTCCTACTTTCAGTGTAATGGCATAAAGTAAACAAACGATAGATTTTGATTTCTTATGGAGATATTGAGCAGTACCTTCAACAATGAGAGTGCAGCCATACTTTCACATGAATTGTAATGATAAGGGTTTGGGTAGAGTGAGTACTAATCATGGAGGAGATGCTGTAAAGTGTGTCAAAGGAAAGACCGTTAGGCAAGCAAGGATGCAGGTAGAAGATAATATGGTTTATAGATTGAACAAAAGGGGACAGGCCTTAAAGAAGATTGCAAATTAAAGAAGGAAGTTCAATTGGGAAGGTATGACAGATCAAGGTGACTAACAAAAAGCTCCATCTAAACTCACAATTACCAGTACAATACCATTagcaataataaaacaaataaattaaatgccaGGGTAGACACTCAAACATCAATCTATTACTTCCTgaattttccatactttattgacaatattcacaaaattaaataGGCTGAaaagatgtattttactgaattttacaCTTTTACAGGAGATAACAAAGTAAGTTATGGCAGTTAAATAATGATTGTTCAACATATCACattaaaattgcgatttttttttGACGAATCAACTCCCACTTTGTTCATGGAATCGGTTCTGTCCTGGCTCTTAATCAAGTGTTTCATTTTGATAGCTAAATTTTCATAAGCTATTGATGATTTTCATTACAGCATCATGAAAACACCCTGCATAGAATGACGCATTAAGCTATCTCAAATGATAGGTTCCATATCATCACACTACAATTATTGATCAAGTATGCTATGTATGTTacactcgaaaaaatatttaaaactgggCTTAGCAAAAAATTGTTTCGACCGGTATTCTATTTAGCTTTACTTCAGATTCCAGGTCTCTGGACTAGAACTGGTAGAATTGAGAACCGAACTGACCCACCcccaataaaaatgtattccagCATCTACGGATTACCACCACTATGAAACGTTGGGTTAGAAAAGTGTAAACATTGAAGATGAACCAACATCATTGAAGAGCTTAATTTCATTCCTCCTGCATAAAAAGTGATCAAATTCACATTACataattaccatgagaaaaaattcccaggACTGGGAACCCAATTACCATGATGATACAGGATCCTGAAAAGCCTAGTTGTCTGACAAGTAGCCTGAAAAGCTGAAGGTTTTTTTAGAACACTTTTGAAGGAAGGAAACCTTTGGCTTGTCCGGCCACTGCCCAATAACTTTGATTTCAGTCCATGGACTTTTCCCCTTGTCCATAAATTTTAACAAACGTACATGTTAGaagaaaaattaccatttgacTTAATCAACCAAgaataatttttcaacattttttggcCATTCCAAGCTTTCACAGACAAAATGTAATGACACGACTCTCTAAAGGAGAGGTCACCCTTAATCTAGAAGGCCAGAGAAGTATAAAGGCACTTACCATCAGCAGTAGCTGTGCTCCCCGACTTGTGACTGCCCTTTGCTCCCCCGCCTGTTCCTCCCGAGTTCCAGAGGGCAGCAGCAGCTGCAGCCACCGCAGCGGCTGATGTTGGACCCGCAGTGGCGTGCAACGGCTGAGCGCTCCCTCCGTCGTGCCGCCCTCCTCCGTCCCCTTCCCCTTTGACAGCTGCCTCGTCCATTGGGCCCACTCCTCTCAGCCAACCCACCCCCGGCTCGCTCTTTATACGTAGATCTACAGGGGAGAGAGGGCAACATGGTCATTCAAAATACATtccacaaagacaaaaacaaacaatcGCATCTATTCCTTTGTTGTTTAGCTCAACTTTTTGGGGAAGGGCATAGCCACATTGATACGACATTTCCTGTAACATGACCTTCATTAAGCATCGTTTGGATAGGACAagagtgaagtacctgggagttactataacctcgaacctcacgtggggaccacatataaggaatatttgaggcacagccctgaagaaattaggattcgtcaagcgtattgtgggaagattttcgaatgagaaagtaaaagaaaggtgctattttgcactcgtccgaccgcaccttgaatatgcaacgagcaTATGGGAtttggtgcagaaagacttaatccgcagactgaataaaatacaaaggaaggctgcacgttttGTCAAAAAACTGCAACGGACATACAGAGAGCATTAccaagatgttaagcgaattaggctgggagccgctggagacttgggaggctgcacgctaggcttagattgcttgaacaattgagaatcaaTATCTTTAAAAGCAGCACAGAGAACGTACCGTAtatctccaaatatagtcccccctttttatccaaaaatggccgcggaaaagtaagggggggggactttaatcgagtgtaatccagtttagcatactaaaggtgaccataaagttataaataacggcataatggctaatgttctcgtagtctttctatttgagtatatttatgaggattataatcggaaatattagtaaatactgccacgttttaccggaaattaagacaatttttaccacaaatgttgtaatgatacgattcttccgattcaaatagcatatcgaatatgcgttttcacggaatacATCgcgtagccgttaatttttcttggaaaagtattgttagaataattcaatcgacactgatcacttaatgacgcaaaacagtaaataattaaaatgaaaactaaacacacactatcattacattaatcgagcactagaattgaatcaataatatatgtacccgtcgctcatttaatagttacacgatttaaataattgcgaaaaataaacagataaagtgaacctttcgtgacgatttagcatttcattgcgtccgtagctatgTGCCcatgcggttcgtgtttacaaccactgcctttaccgccttcacagaacaagaatgcgcaataggtgatgttcatttgtttctgaaaaggcgcaataatcgacgtctttaaaccagaagcgccggcattactgcatttgatcgaaatccagcgactcagcatctaAAGTGttatcaatttattgaggaatctattcaattcgccagggtaagtaggatcgattaattacgtcacataacgtttcgcagttatttccacgatattttctttattcaaaataattttacgttcaacagtgaggtgatggatcaagtagaaagatgaggatcaatcctgcggcagattagagcATCATTGgattagaggccatcaaagacggagtttcgatgccaatttcaAAATACCCGTTGCAGAATACGctgtaaatcatagtattcacagcgcttgcaaagcgctaatacatcgcggaagtcatttcgggggtctcgatgcggcagattcaaagaattagaggaaaatatcgtcgaatttatgcgcaaatgcagagcagaagctctttgtgtaacttatgcaatgattcgcgacgaggcattgaaaattgatatcatatttttttcagttttaatgtttgttggaaaaagtttatttcttaattttattactttgatatttgtaagtcctgtagtttaattattttgcttagcaggcatttgatggcaatatttttataatatttataatttatttaacacaattttatttagatttcctaaattcttcaggtcacttggatttgtgatgacttgatgggtgtgttacactggatctaaggaagtttcagggccaaatgcaatactgtttatgggctttaagttaaagcttatatattgacattgtctgtagtcatttggaaatcaaaaatattaataatttgtgaataattaaaaaatacaatagccttggatgcTAAAAAAGTTTTCTCCTTTCtccattacatctggttaaggaactataaattactgatacatgcaatggatcacaacatgttttaggtatagttattttgttatgatggaaaatatgtgaacagatttgttcttcatcttcacagaaaataatagtttttatcgactctagaatcttaacttgctaaccacagaaaaattgccttcctttgcattttaaaatttttcccaaaactgaggtctcaaaattggggggggggactatattcagagggggactatattcggagatatacggtaatattagactactatactatatttccaggtctgatggaagtgaaaaattaagggagatgttttgccgaatggatagatatgggaattcatttttcccccaaccataaaggactttaaaaacgCTAGTCCCACctttgttagagcacttcatttttttttaatctgcaaatggctggtgtcctaacaccccctgccacatgccttttaggtggctggcggggtattatgtagatgtagagatgGGCACCGTCGGCATTTGGGTGAgacttgatattttttcaccTGTCATAAGCACACTTAAGGAAGAAGCAGACGTATTGACCAGAGCACTCACACTAAAGGACCTTCTGAAAGACATCTTGATGAAGATTAAGTTCTAACTAGAAAATTCCTCAGGAATGGGAGATTCTACGTGCAATCAAGGCAATACAATGGCTCTGCCCCCCTCATTTCTCTCTCTAGCAATTGCCGAAcaattcaacaaatattttgaacaaagAGCCTTAAAGTCATATAACACAACAAAACAATGTATTCAATGCCTTTGTCATGGGCTGGAAAAAGCCTTAGAAGTTCTCCATCATCTAACTGGGCCCAACACTTTGATTAAATGCCATAAAGAGATCACAAAGCTGAACGTCCTTATTTTCACAGATGCACTGGTTGAGCAGAAAGGAGATGTAACTCCATAACATTTCATATTCTGAAAAATCACCCTGTAACAGCATACAGACTGGACTGTTACCTGCATAATGATTCAAATCACTCCCCTCAACATAACAACCCCAACATCAAGACCCTGTTACACAAAGCCTTCTCCGTTGCAGTAAAGCTCAGTTGTAAAAGAGATGAATTAATTCAGAAGACAGAGGCCTTCCAAAGAATTGATGAGAGgtatcaaataagaaaaaaaattaagatggcaTACAGGGAAGACTAGAAGAAATCTATGTCCCAGGAAAAATACTAAATGAACAGTGAAGAGGCCCAAACAAGACACAAAAACATTTGCTATCCTACCACATGCTTTCAGAACCACAGAGAGAATTTCAAGGGAAGAAAATCACTAGATTCACAAGAGTCAGACTCAAAACATCCTCTCTTGAAAGATATATTAGatggttttttttcaaatatagcaTAGTTGTGGCCACTCCTAAATCAGAAACACAAAATGAGTTCCAAAACTGAGTATCCAAGAGCAAAAAagatacacaaaaaatgaaaattctgccCCTTTAACTCGGGCTGCTAACCTTTGGCAATCTTAAAAGACTTGGTGCATTCATGAAGTAACACCTTCGTCATGCCCTTACTCTTCACAGCTcatgcaattaattattttttaacccaATAAGTGCatttttcacgaaatattttgcTAATTCATATCAAATAGAGaaatttttcactcaaatttaCCTTCTGGACAGCTATTCCCCCCACCGTCCATTTCAGCTGCTTGATTTTTACCCCTATCTCCCTGATCATGAGATGCAGCTGCAGACGACCCGAACGGGGGTGACACTGCCCTCGGCTGAGTCCCCCCACTGAATGAGgaccctcccctctcctccctctgCCCTCCCCCGCCATCCCCTGAGCCAAGTGGCGTGGACCGATGTGGCGAGACAAGAGCCATGGGCATTTTGTCGTCTGACGCGCCATGCGTCTTGCATTCCCTGAGGACAGAAGCTCGTATGCCAGGAGACGCTCCGTCCGCTCCTGGCGACGGTGCAGGAGCCGGCACCGCAGGCGGCGTATTCCCACCGTCACCGGCAGGACTCGACAGGGGGCGTGGCCGGTGGTGGTCCACCGATGTGGTCTGCAGGGGTGGCACGCCACGGGGCCTCTTGCGATCATGCGCTGAGGTCACAAGGGGCGATGAGGTAGAGGACGAAGATGATGAAGAGGGGGAAGATGAGGGGGGCGGGAGGGTAGCTGTGTTGGCAGGGGAAGACCCTGGGTTGCCGGCACGGTCGTAAGGGCGGTACTGAGGGACAAAGGGCGAGATCACGGAATATGGTGGGCCGGTGGATGACGGAGTGGTGGCGTTGGATGTGGCAGGCGCGGCAGGAGCGTGCATCAGCTCGGAATCATATGGTGGGGAGCCAGGGGGTGAGGAGGGGGGTCCGGGCCGCGATGTGGACAGCCTGGGCTGCTTACGTGTAGTGGGTGAGGTCTCAGGGGGAGCGTGGGCATGTTGGGGAGGCATGTGGTGGTGGTGGGTCAATGGGGGATGGTGCTGGTGGTGCTGCGGTGCGGGTGGGTGCGGAGACTGCGCTCCATGATCGACTGTTAGCCTCTCATGCTCAATTGATAGGCCCTTAACCTGCAAAGAGAATAAGGGAGTTGAAAACAATAAGATTGGTTTTGCAATTACGCACCTTAAGCACTgaggttgaaataaaatacaacagTAATAAAATGCAAcagaatattaaaatgaatagatACAAAAGTATGTGGTGACATGTTGTGGAAAATACTAGCTAATAATTatgtgaagtaaaaaaaatggttaTAGTGGATAGTCCTAGTGATGAGTCCTGGAAGCAATCTAAATAACAGACTATGTACATAAAGAACAatatactacagtaaaacctcggTTATACAACCCTCAGTTATAtaatgacctcacttatacactgattttttttggtccagtgaataaccccatatgaacccatgtatttccaaccttgCTTATGAAACTTTACACTTATACGACTACCTCCgttacgaaacgtatttttccagtccaatgagataaaatacctcacttatacggcTCATCAcataactgctctacgagaagattgcggtacgcgtgccaattttagtcacaggagtgggagtagtatgtgctcattacatagatatgtcaataaagaataataagttttaataatgcgCATGCTGTTTATTAgacattaattttaactgcagtataTGATCGTTAgtccggaatatctatctctaacggaagattgtctagaattttcccAGGTTATGTTTTCCGTTGCCCCAGTGAAATAACgcctaaatgagccgttaaaaatccttgtgtaccaaaattttggcttccaaggtcatccaaaaaaggttaTCGTATTTACAGTATGGACGTAAGTCAATGGTGATTCGATACGATGGTAAAAATCCCACATCCGCGGGATGAATTGAGCCGGGGgtaagttgcttacgcggcgtgcagatcaaaactgacccaacgtGTATCTCAGAAGGTTTAAATGAAGCATAAatggaccttgaatagctattagcttgagtctgccAGGTGGCaagcatatatttttaactgaaCAAGAGTTAGTGTGAATACCCTCTGAGAATAACTCGCATCATCAGtcgtaacgtaatcattaaagtcatattcaaaacgcgaaagataaggcagtcccttttgactcaggaatgacttaaaaccattatatcgaagtacaaaaagtgtctggtgttgtTATAAAAAATGGGACATAAAATTATTCTCTGACGACAAATCACGCGGCTTGTTATTCGAAGTTCCCGGaactgaattcgcggaagaatgccgatatagaagctattcccggtagattcaatctactatagCATAAGTtttatgggaaaattcttttttagtgcgtaaacatttaTGAGAGAGGAGATTTTTCTGGGTTCTATTTTTGCTCATtcatcactgacggcagttgcacggttatttcaaatgctcacttaaaagaagtgatctaagcaccggaaaaatcttaGTCACAGAATATCccgggtaccagtggcgtaactaggaatatgctttgggggatggtAGTACCGGGGAGGCGGCAGGTTGGGGGgccgcttcccccccccccccccctgaggcAACGGGGATTCccgcaaaatgaaaaataaaggcatgcctgtaaatatgttttacatcattttggcacttaaaatttaactttaagcagatgcagttgctgtAAATCAAAgctagacaattttttttatttctctgaggcttcctGGGGATGGGGGattatcccctcatccccc encodes:
- the LOC124155436 gene encoding zinc finger protein chinmo, with the protein product MDSQQQFCLKWNSFGSNLATAFGNLYKSESLTDVTLFCEGVTFRAHRVILAACSKHFQELFEGGGGCPPGLLVILDGTSSANLAALLQFMYRGEVHVSQDSLSSFLKAAECLQVKGLSIEHERLTVDHGAQSPHPPAPQHHQHHPPLTHHHHMPPQHAHAPPETSPTTRKQPRLSTSRPGPPSSPPGSPPYDSELMHAPAAPATSNATTPSSTGPPYSVISPFVPQYRPYDRAGNPGSSPANTATLPPPSSSPSSSSSSSTSSPLVTSAHDRKRPRGVPPLQTTSVDHHRPRPLSSPAGDGGNTPPAVPAPAPSPGADGASPGIRASVLRECKTHGASDDKMPMALVSPHRSTPLGSGDGGGGQREERGGSSFSGGTQPRAVSPPFGSSAAASHDQGDRGKNQAAEMDGGGNSCPEDLRIKSEPGVGWLRGVGPMDEAAVKGEGDGGGRHDGGSAQPLHATAGPTSAAAVAAAAAALWNSGGTGGGAKGSHKSGSTATADGKKLKCPFCERLYGYETNLRAHIRQRHQGIRVPCPFCSRTFTRNNTVRRHIAREHKTELSLKAFQQAAAAAVQQQQQQQVGNPGGQQVANHSGGGGGGSNQ